The following coding sequences are from one Anopheles bellator chromosome X, idAnoBellAS_SP24_06.2, whole genome shotgun sequence window:
- the LOC131213515 gene encoding uncharacterized protein LOC131213515: MLLEDRANGIDTPLDQLHLKYYNLVQVDLVRMPSESSAGTPLVTASAGEGHMKLDPAAPSSVAAANERPASKQAKPDSPAPVKTLADQVAEGKYGLIHRELFQRRPHRVGVLSYQRNEEVPLDDERNYGGLSPDEIWLAEDHLLVLKGGSISFNNNHPNRSVSSPSAVVWKPIDDYRAPDRQVQIPANPSVPPPFPVQLRENGPIEFIRGHQTAAFNPFTNESAFLFTNKAFPVIRPEDFGGQNILAGPAAHNGTGQHHGVQYPAPVHPPPVSDNRTYSNPFLKLPPLEPPLGLPLGLPPQGSLDDAQNRTGVRDEDDPSLYYPPPYTFEYRANYTNPVPPGPLVPGIILPPPPNFFILKPTPGTNGTTGGAGEPAGGSSSAAKPIHRPSPGRPTSLLMAIPVHKTPATMTTATVTRPPARVEIQKAVLKSFVPVIEVYEAGPLPKPTAVSKRPRVKPATVPDILSTTTTTTTAATPTTPLLTPSTKLHKIPHEVHRQPGGSGPLPVKAQAHPIYAEYFNIKSTSTPSFWGDVVSPTPHPPRTYLPAKVRNPGHQSNEFISTYGYSPIEQFHREVHTIRQTLQIYEKANKLSKASRTSKVHPVHHYARPEPAPPGNAVYHTVFSDVAPQSPVVGPHKYASTGSGTVATAYANYEPQAPASPPPPPPASFHHTFRPSTVQELPPSYYVTTTTGDGAPFGTFGRIYPSYVSPDQTGSHLGQPQHYYQQQLPAEPKYPPQTDLSYIAPVILNNGASGYNRQPTEVDGTTTKSYLILDHRTAGRLRERQPRPSLVAPPPGYLGYRTNAANSAPYEAGLTDQGLPARDRYLEGDILVNYKHPLPALNPDSEYLPYHHRLKVRKRQNHRQMASEPKAYPSTGQPLYSHR, encoded by the exons ATGCTAC TCGAGGATCGCGCGAACGGGATCGACACGCCGCTGGATCAGCTGCACCTGAAGTACTACAACTTGGTGCAGGTGGACCTGGTGCGCATGCCGAGCGAGTCGAGCGCTGGCACACCACTGGTGACGGCCAGTGCCGGCGAGGGCCACATGAAGCTAGACCCGGCGGCACCGTCGTCCGTAGCAGCGGCCAACGAGCGACCGGCATCGAAGCAAGCCAAACCGGACAGCCCGGCGCCGGTAAAGACGCTGGCGGATCAGGTCGCCGAGGGCAAGTACGGGCTGATCCACCGGGAGCTGTTCCAGCGTCGGCCCCACCGCGTCGGGGTGCTGAGCTACCAGCGCAACGAGGAGGTGCCGCTAGACGACGAGCGTAACTACGGTGGCCTGAGCCCGGACGAGATCTGGCTGGCCGAGGACCACCTGCTGGTGTTGAAGGGGGGCTCCATCagtttcaacaacaaccaccccAACCGCTCGGTgtcgtccccgtcggccgTGGTGTGGAAGCCGATCGATGACTACCGGGCGCCGGACCGCCAGGTGCAGATCCCGGCCAACCCGTCGGTGCCGCCTCCCTTTCCTGTTCAGCTCCGCGAGAACGGACCGATTGAGTTTATCCGAGGTCATCAGACAGCGGCATTTAATCCATTTACTAATGAATCGGCGTTCCTATTCACCAACAAAGCGTTCCCGGTCATACGACCGGAAGATTTCGGCGGGCAAAATATACTTGCCGGGCCAGCGGCGCACAATGGTACTGGCCAGCACCACGGGGTCCAGTATCCGGCTCCAGTCCACCCGCCCCCGGTCAGCGACAATCGGACGTACTCGAACCCGTTCCTAAAGCTTCCCCCGCTGGAACCGCCCCTGGGACTGCCGCTCGGGCTGCCACCGCAAGGTTCGCTGGACGACGCGCAGAATCGCACCGGGGTACGCGACGAAGACGACCCGTCGCTGTACTATCCGCCGCCGTACACGTTCGAGTACCGTGCGAACTACACGAACCCGGTGCCACCGGGGCCACTAGTTCCGGGCATTATACTGCCTCCGCCGCCCAACTTCTTCATCCTGAAGCCGACACCCGGGACGAACGGGACTACCGGGGGCGCTGGCGAACCCGCCGgcggatcgtcgtcggctgcGAAGCCGATACACCGACCCAGCCCCGGACGTCCGACTAGCCTGCTGATGGCGATCCCAGTCCACAAAacgccggcgacgatgacgacggcaaCGGTGACGAGACCGCCGGCGCGAGTTGAGATACAGAAGGCCGTGCTGAAGTCGTTCGTGCCGGTGATTGAGGTGTACGAGGCCGGACCGCTACCGAAACCGACCGCCGTCAGCAAGCGGCCGCGAGTGAAGCCGGCGACCGTGCCGGACATCTTGAGTACCACGACCACAACCACTACGGCAGCCACTCCGACGACACCACTGTTGACGCCCTCCACGAAGCTGCACAAGATTCCGCACGAGGTGCACCGCCAGCCCGGCGGGAGCGGCCCGCTCCCAGTCAAGGCACAGGCTCACCCGATCTACGCCGAGTACTTCAACATCAAGTCGACGTCGACGCCGTCGTTCTGGGGCGACGTGGTGTCACCGACGCCACACCCACCGCGTACGTACCTGCCGGCCAAGGTACGGAACCCCGGTCATCAGAGCAACGAGTTCATCTCCACCTACGGCTACAGCCCGATCGAGCAGTTCCACCGGGAGGTGCACACGATCCGTCAGACGCTGCAGATCTACGAGAAGGCCAACAAGCTGTCGAAGGCATCCCGGACGTCGAAGGTTCACCCGGTCCACCACTACGCACGGCCCGAGCCAGCGCCGCCCGGTAACGCGGTTTACCACACCGTGTTCTCGGACGTCGCCCCACAGTCGCCGGTTGTTGGGCCGCACAAGTACGCGTCTACCGGCAGCGGAACGGTAGCTACCGCGTACGCTAACTATGAACCACAGGCACCTgcgtcgccaccaccgccaccaccagcgtcgTTTCACCACACCTTCCGACCGAGCACCGTCCAGGAGCTTCCACCGAGCTACtacgtcaccaccaccaccggtgacgGCGCTCCGTTCGGGACGTTCGGGCGCATCTATCCTTCGTACGTGTCGCCCGACCAGACCGGGTCACATCTGGGTCAGCCACAGCACtactaccagcagcagctgcccgCCGAGCCGAAGTACCCGCCGCAGACGGACCTGTCCTACATCGCACCGGTCATCCTAAACAACGGGGCCAGCGGGTACAATCGTCAGCCGACCGAGGTGGACGGTACGACGACCAAATCCTACCTCATCCTGGACCACCGGACCGCGGGCCGTTTGCGTGAGCGCCAGCCACGGCCCTCATTGGTTGCACCGCCACCCGGGTACCTGGGGTATCGCACCAACGCCGCCAACAGCGCCCCCTACGAGGCCGGTCTAACGGATCAGGGGCTGCCGGCGCGAGACCGGTATCTGGAGGGCGACATCCTGGTCAACTACAAGCACCCGTTGCCGGCGCTGAACCCGGACAGCGAGTACTTGCCGTACCACCACCGACTGAAGGTTCGCAAACGCCAGAACCACCGCCAGATGGCGAGTGAGCCGAAAGCGTACCCTTCCACCGGTCAGCCTCTGTATTCGCACCGATAG
- the LOC131213516 gene encoding ionotropic receptor 93a: MLILVVSLYDLVSCDDFPSLLSTNASIAIILDREYLGDMYDQMLEETKVIVEKMIRENLKNGGLVVKYYSWTSINLKRDFSAVISVSSCDNTWAIYQEASRERLVMLSITDPDCPRLPSSTAIMIPRTDGLGSVFEEVSQIILDMKSSRAIDWRTVTLLYDESFDSQISRCILSLLEDREGMRALSLTEFKIHTPMHSWEKRKEIRRMLLNIPTAYTGKNFISIVNSATLALLMEIAKDLKLVNPSSQWLYFLPISSSENFTSTTTIINEGDNVAFIYNTQSKSQNCTVNMLCYMEKFLLHFVQSLSKLIREEQVVFGQISDEEWEIIRPSKAERKSKFLQMIRTAISGKDECNRCSRWKVQTAETWGYVYRTDYAMESDDSKERKKFSLLDIGYWSPQDGFMLSDALFPHTRYGFRGSQLVFYSYHNPPWQFVSYNESGYATVTSGVIYDVLTELSRKLNFTYTLVITQGVIDQNTTVLDGNTTYETKGLTSDIPQDIFNTLVANKILLAAIGTTVNERQKKVVGFTDPVSIQTYSFVISRPRELSRVLLFLSPFGSDTWMCLATAVLLMGPVLCLINNLSPYYETHNKPSNTGLGKMNNCFWYIYGALLQQGGLYLPYADSGRIIIGTWWLVVLVLVTTYCGNLVAFLTFPKIDIPVNRVMQLLRNDRGMTWSIRKGTFLEEILMESNDPKYIELYRGAQVITEVTDELVDRIEGGRHVHIDWRNNLKYLMKNQFLQTDRCDFALSTDEFLDEQIALVMPRDSPYLELVNNEIRRMHQFGFIQRWISQYLPSKDKCSGSSKTMDVQNHTVNSSDMAGSYWILLLGFSAGLFIFVSEFIISRYRTGTGKHRLSKAAAPTTYSE, from the exons ATGTTAATACTAGTTGTTTCCCTATACGATTTGGTTTCTTGTGACGATTTTCCTTCGTTACTTTCGACGAACGCATCGATTG CTATCATTCTTGATAGAGAGTATCTCGGTGACATGTACGACCAAATGCTAGAAGAAACAAAGGTGATCGTCGAAAAGATGATTCGAGAAAACCTGAAAAATGGTGGACTGGTTGTGAAGTACTATTCATGGACGAGCATTAACCTCAAGAGAG ACTTCTCAGCAGTGATTTCGGTATCAAGTTGCGACAACACGTGGGCCATATACCAAGAAGCTTCCAGAGAACGGTTGGTGATGCTAAGCATCACCGACCCAGACTGTCCGAGACTGCCGTCCAGCACCGCAATAATG ATTCCGCGAACTGATGGCTTGGGTAGCGTTTTCGAGGAAGTTTCGCAGATCATACTGGATATGAAGAGCTCCCGGGCGATCGACTGGCGCACAGTTACGCTGCTGTATGACGAAAGCTTCG ATTCCCAGATAAGCCGTTGTATACTGTCGTTGCTGGAAGACCGTGAGGGCATGCGTGCATTGTCGTTAACGGAGTTCAAGATCCACACCCCAATGCATAGCTgggaaaaacgaaaggaaattCGCCGAATGCTACTGAACATACCAACAGCATATACCG GGAAGAACTTCATATCGATTGTGAATTCGGCTACATTGGCCTTATTGATGGAAATTGCGAAG GATTTGAAGCTGGTAAATCCTTCATCTCAGTGGCTATACTTTTTGCCTATATCGAGCAGCGAAAACTTCACTTCGACCACCACTATAATCAATGAAGGTGACAACGTGGCCTTCATTTACAATACGCAGAGCAAAAGTCAGAACTGTACC GTGAACATGTTGTGCTAcatggaaaagtttttattACACTTCGTCCAAAGTTTGTCGAAGCTGATCCGTGAGGAGCAGGTGGTTTTTGGGCAGATATCCGACGAAGAATGGGAAATAATTCGCCCAAGCAAAGCGGAGCGGAAAAGCAAGTTTCTCCAGATGATCAGA ACGGCGATATCTGGGAAGGACGAATGCAACAGATGCTCGAGGTGGAAAGTTCAAACGGCGGAAACTTGGGGTTATGTCTATAGAACAGACTATGCCATGG AGAGCGATGATTCGAAGGAGCGCAAAAAGTTTTCTCTACTAGACATTGGCTACTGGTCGCCGCAGGATGGGTTTATGCTGTCAGACGCACTCTTTCCTCACACTCGGTACGGATTCCGTGGCAGCCAGCTGGTGTTTTACAGCTATCAC AACCCACCCTGGCAGTTCGTCTCCTACAACGAGTCCGGATACGCAACAGTCACCAGCGGTGTGATTTACGATGTACTCACAGAGCTTTCCCGTAAGCTGAACTTTACTTACACGCTTGTCATCACGCAAGGAGTGATCGATCAAAACACAACTGTTCTTGACGGTAATACGACG TACGAAACTAAAGGCCTAACATCGGACATACCGCAAGACATTTTCAACACACTCGTCGCTAATAAG aTCCTGCTGGCGGCCATCGGAACGACGGTTAACGAGCGGCAGAAGAAAGTGGTCGGCTTTACAGATCCCGTCAGCATTCAAACGTACAGCTTCGTCATCTCTAGACCACG CGAATTGAGCCGAGTGCTGCTGTTTTTGTCTCCTTTCGGCTCTGAC ACATGGATGTGCCTCGCTACAGCTGTACTGCTGATGGGTCCAGTGTTGTGCCTCATCAACAATTTAAGCCCATATTATGAAACCCACAACAAACCATCAAACACAGGGCTGGGCAAAATGAACAATTGCTTCTGGTACATATACGGTGCACTGCTGCAGCAAG GTGGGCTTTACCTTCCGTACGCTGACAGTGGACGTATCATTATTGGAACCTGGTGGCTTG tggtgttggtgctcgTCACCACTTACTGTGGTAATCTGGTGGCTTTCTTAACGTTTCCGAAGATAGACATCCCCGTTAATAGGGTGATGCAGCTGCTACGAAACGATCGTGGTATGACCTGGAGCATCCGCAAAGGCACATTTCTTGAGGAGATTCTAATG GAATCGAACGACCCGAAGTACATTGAGCTGTACCGTGGTGCCCAGGTGATTACGGAGGTGACGGACGAGCTGGTGGACCGCATCGAAGGAGGCCGGCACGTCCACATCGATTGGCGCAACAATCTCAAGTACCTGATGAAGAACCAGTTTCTGCAAACGGATCGGTGTGACTTTGCGCTCAGCACCGACGAGTTTCTGGACGAACAGATTGCGCTGGTCATGCCGCGGGACAGCCCGTACCTGGAGCTGGTGAACAACGAGATCCGGCGGATGCACCAGTTCGGTTTCATCCAGCGCTGGATCTCCCAGTACTTACCGTCGAAGGACAAGTGCAGCGGCTCGAGCAAAACCATGGATGTGCAGAACCACACCGTCAACAGTTCGGATATGGCCGGATCGTACTGGATCCTTTTGCTCGGCTTCTCGGCCGGGTTGTTCATCTTCGTCAGCGAGTTCATCATCAGCCGGtaccgcaccggcaccggcaagcACCGGCTGTCCAAGGCAGCGGCCCCCACGACGTACAGCGAATGA
- the LOC131213487 gene encoding beta-1,3-galactosyltransferase 5-like encodes MMPCPGLKVSHVVFVIVILITIVFYSSLNGRHFILEPKRYSNHRKNDPNLMNRTVPRSSEKALLIEPVYEKQKCNVFQIVVQGCGLNILSKTLERVPPYRNRTQLLAQQQLLMEQDTAAENTDNNIQRIPNPSVVKSSQGSSVSSSSSSSSSPPASRPAAVAVDTDGDKVIKTRDLYRSGHLPDVACVRNLCPSNGTDVSLLILVTSAPTHRDQRLAIRQSWGHYGSRRDISIGFIVGQTDDSRMEDQLAAESYMYSDLIRGNFIDSYKNLTLKTISLLEWTKLHCSNASFLLKTDDDMFINVPKLLQFMEVHNNQRRTIFGRLAKKWKPIRNKKSKYYVSPEQYYPPVFPPFTTGPAYLLTADIIGEVFEKSLSQTYLKLEDVYTTGIVAQLLNIHRTNVKEFLNRRIAFNQCNIKKAISIHMVKNSEQIDLWKKLIDVSVACS; translated from the exons aTGATGCCCTGCCCTGGGTTAAAAGTCTCACACGTAGTGTTTGTGATTGTAATTTTAATAACGATTGTCTTCTATTCATCGCTAAATGGACGGCACTTCATCCTGGAACCGAAACGATACtcaaaccaccgaaaaaacgATCCGAACCTCATGAATCGCACAGTTCCCAGATCATCCGAAAAGGCATTGCTGATAGAACCGGTctacgaaaaacaaaagtgcAACGTATTTCAGATAGTCGTACAGGGCTGTGGGCTCAATATATTGAGCAAAACACTGGAACGCGTGCCCCCCTACAGAAACCGGACGCAACTTCTTGCCCAGCAGCAGTTATTAATGGAACAAGATACGGCAGCCGAAAACACCGATAACAACATACAGCGAATTCCAAACCCGTCGGTGGTAAAGTCGTCCCAAGGGTCGTCTGTgtcgtcatcatcttcttcgtcatcatcaccgccTGCATCTCGACCGGCCGCTGTTGCCGTCGATACTGATGGCGATAAGGTCATTAAAACCCGAGATCTGTACCGCTCCGGACACCTACCAGATGTCGCTTGCGTACGAAATCTTTGCCCAAGCAATGGTACCGATGTGTCGTTACTAATTCTTGTTACGTCCGCACCGACTCACCGCGATCAGCGACTTGCTATACGGCAGTCCTGGGGTCATTATGGTAGCCGACGTGATATCTCTATCGGGTTTATCGTCGGCCAAACAGACGATTCGCGAATGGAAGATCAGCTAGCCGCTGAGAGCTATATGTATAGTGATCTTATTCGCGGCAACTTCATCGACAGCTATAAGAATCTCACGTTAAAAACCATTTCGCTTCTTGAGTGGACGAAGCTGCACTGCTCTAACGCATCATTCCTACTTAAAACGGACGATGACATGTTCATTAACGTTCCGAAGCTACTACAATTCATGGAAGTGCACAACAATCAACGGCGAACAATTTTCGGACGattggcgaaaaaatggaaaccgatCCGAAACAAAAAGTCAAAATATTATGTCAGCCCGGAACAATATTATCCACCGGTGTTTCCACCTTTTACAACAG GACCCGCTTATTTACTCACTGCCGACATAATCGGTGAGGTGTTCGAGAAATCGCTAAGCCAAACATATTTGAAGCTAGAGGACGTCTACACGACAGGCATCGTGGCACAATTGTTAAACATACATCGGACCAACGTGAAGGAATTCCTCAATCGCCGGATAGCATTTAATCAGTGCAACATCAAAAAAGCTATCAGCATTCACATGGTGAAAAACAGTGAACAGATAGATCTGTGGAAGAAACTTATCGACGTCAGCGTTGCGTGCTCATAG
- the LOC131213645 gene encoding protein windbeutel, protein MFHVRLRCSILTLIIILVKQSWAWTARGCVDLDSSTFDKVVGKFDYALVKFDTAFPYGDKHEAFTKLAEEVAASNDLLFALVGIKDYGEKDNADLGKRFSIPKEYPAIKLFARNAVEPIDFPADQAVTVENLRIFLKRYTDLYIGLPGCTQELDNFANTFLTSVPSTVRSSIIDQVETIEKSLDETDPLKKSYIMYAALMRKINNSDKLPEDIVQEEMKRIQKILQGKLSDTKRAELKLRINIMLSFQSNQPSIIKSHSTEL, encoded by the coding sequence ATGTTTCATGTAAGGCTACGATGTTCCATCCTTACACTGATTATCATATTGGTTAAGCAAAGCTGGGCCTGGACTGCCCGAGGGTGTGTCGATTTGGATTCTTCCACCTTTGATAAGGTGGTGGGAAAGTTTGATTATGCGCTGGTGAAATTCGATACGGCCTTCCCTTATGGTGACAAGCATGAAGCCTTCACGAAGCTAGCTGAAGAAGTCGCAGCTAGTAACGATCTGTTGTTTGCGTTGGTGGGAATCAAGGATTACGGCGAAAAAGATAATGCTGACCTGGGAAAACGGTTCAGCATTCCAAAGGAGTATCCGGCTATAAAACTTTTCGCACGGAACGCAGTCGAACCGATTGATTTCCCTGCCGATCAAGCTGTTACTGTTGAAAATTTACGCATTTTTCTGAAACGTTATACAGATTTATACATCGGACTTCCAGGATGCACTCAAGAGTTGGACAATTTTGCAAACACCTTTCTGACATCCGTTCCCAGCACAGTGAGAAGTTCGATAATTGATCAGGTTGAAACGATAGAAAAAAGCCTTGATGAAACTGATCCACTGAAAAAATCATACATAATGTATGCCGCATTAATGCGTAAAATTAACAATTCCGACAAGCTGCCAGAGGATATCGTTCAAGAGGAAATGAAACGTATTcagaaaatattgcaaggTAAACTGAGTGATACCAAGCGAGCTGAACTAAAACTACGTATCAACATTATGCTATCTTTTCAATCGAATCAACCGAGCATTATAAAGTCGCATTCCACGGAACTGTAA
- the LOC131213594 gene encoding transmembrane emp24 domain-containing protein 7, which translates to MQKNKLCRHDGLRLGVVLFAIFIVKIVDSVELTFELPDNSRECFHEEIRKDQTATLEFQVVSGGSYDVDVTLESPTGEVIYRQIKTQFDNNQFVATATGIYTACFSNEFSTFSHKIVYMDFQVGEEQPLPGIEEHTTVLTQLETSAQEIHKALNAILDYQTHHRLREAQGRKRAEDLNERVLWWSLTETAAILLIAIGQVLVLRNFFSEKKPSQMNYQVMK; encoded by the exons atgcaaaaaaacaaGCTTTGTCGCCATGATGGCTTACGCTTGGGTGTAGTTTTATTCGCGATATTTATCGTGAAAATAGTAGATAGCGTCGAGCTGACTTTCGAGCTTCCGGATAACTCCCGAGAATGTTTTCACGAGGAAATACGGAAGGACCAGACTGCAACACTGGAGTTTCAG GTGGTTAGCGGTGGTAGCTATGATGTGGATGTAACTCTGGAAAGTCCCACTGGCGAAGTAATATATCGTCAAATAAAGACACAATTCGACAACAACCAATTCGTTGCCACG GCTACCGGCATCTACACTGCGTGCTTCAGTAATGAATTTTCAAccttttcacacaaaattgtGTACATGGATTTCCAAGTTGGAGAAGAACAACCGCTGCCGGGTATTGAAGAACACACAACGGTTCTGACGCAATTGGAAACATCTGCACAGGAAATACACAAGGCATTGAACGCCATTCTCGATTACCAAACACATCATAGGCTTCGCGAAGCTCAAG GTCGGAAAAGAGCCGAAGATTTGAACGAACGTGTTTTGTGGTGGTCTCTCACGGAAACGGCTGCGATTCTGTTGATAGCAATCGGACAAGTGCTTGTGTTAAGAAATTTcttttccgaaaaaaaaccaagccaAATGAACTATCaagtaatgaaatga